A stretch of Fibrobacter sp. UWR4 DNA encodes these proteins:
- a CDS encoding lipid-A-disaccharide synthase has protein sequence MKSGKPYILFCAGEDSGDCLGESLVKSASRILKDSMDLVGAGGNRMVTAGLKPVVDYSILPVSGFGDVLPKYLKLRKNYEALAQALQNPMCRGLVAIDYPGFNMKLTALANRLKKPVLYVAPPQAWAWKAKRAEKLKDSQNRLALFFDFEEKPYKDAGCNVSRMMHPLVTAADNFSAENVKSQKKSVLLLPGSRAGQAHRNMSLFLDCAQRLRDEISGEYSLVDLPDVVVLASRESLLERFQKELNRKYGGHIPSWIRVEVSPTEATERLSRYRKATMVLTTPGTSTLELALSGSRCVVCTCPDYLTYAVGKRLVKTRWFSLPNLILGKEIYPEFILWNRGKKSIGNVANALLKNVQGPLDASDVDLLKSKLNSGKNSDDLMSEFLGQLL, from the coding sequence GTGAAAAGCGGTAAGCCGTACATACTCTTTTGTGCTGGAGAGGATTCTGGCGACTGCCTGGGAGAATCCCTGGTAAAGTCGGCGTCCCGAATTTTGAAGGACTCCATGGACCTGGTAGGTGCTGGAGGAAATCGCATGGTGACTGCGGGGCTAAAGCCCGTAGTGGATTATAGTATTCTGCCGGTTTCTGGTTTTGGGGATGTCCTTCCTAAGTATTTAAAATTGAGAAAAAACTATGAAGCCCTTGCGCAGGCTCTGCAGAATCCGATGTGCAGGGGGCTGGTGGCTATTGATTATCCCGGCTTTAATATGAAGCTGACTGCTTTAGCCAATAGGCTAAAGAAGCCTGTACTTTATGTGGCTCCTCCCCAGGCTTGGGCATGGAAAGCCAAACGGGCGGAAAAACTCAAGGATTCTCAGAATCGACTTGCACTGTTCTTTGATTTCGAGGAAAAACCCTATAAGGATGCGGGATGCAACGTGTCGAGGATGATGCATCCTCTCGTTACTGCTGCGGACAACTTTTCTGCAGAAAACGTCAAATCTCAAAAGAAATCCGTATTGCTGCTGCCGGGAAGTAGGGCGGGACAAGCACACAGGAACATGAGTCTTTTTCTGGATTGTGCGCAACGCCTGCGGGATGAAATCAGCGGAGAATATTCCCTGGTGGATTTGCCCGATGTTGTAGTTCTCGCTTCAAGGGAAAGCCTGCTGGAACGTTTTCAGAAAGAATTGAATCGCAAGTATGGAGGCCATATTCCATCCTGGATTCGGGTGGAAGTTTCCCCGACGGAAGCTACGGAAAGATTATCCCGTTATCGAAAGGCGACCATGGTGTTGACTACTCCGGGAACTTCTACCCTCGAGCTCGCTCTTTCGGGAAGCCGTTGCGTTGTCTGTACCTGTCCTGACTATCTCACTTATGCTGTGGGTAAACGTTTGGTGAAAACCCGTTGGTTTTCTCTCCCTAACTTGATTCTAGGCAAGGAAATCTATCCCGAATTTATTCTCTGGAATCGCGGGAAAAAATCCATTGGGAACGTTGCCAATGCCCTACTGAAAAATGTCCAGGGCCCTCTGGACGCCTCCGACGTGGATTTGCTTAAGTCAAAGTTGAATTCAGGAAAAAATTCCGACGATTTAATGTCTGAATTTCTTGGCCAGCTCCTCTAA
- the mutL gene encoding DNA mismatch repair endonuclease MutL: MKSAEIHVLSDEVINKIAAGEVIERPCSAVKELIENAIDAGATRIQVSIEQGGKKKIQVTDNGKGMGAADLDLCYLRHTTSKLFNADDLFHLQTNGFRGEAVASIAAVSKLTITSATDDGESGRIIIHGGNVVEKQDIQASRGTTFLVEDLFYNTPVRRTFLSSETAESTRIFDVILKTAIAHPEIRFDYKVNDKTVFTGVPGELRSRLAEAIGSKIAKVLLPVDYTEAGIHVSGFISPTTETNGKRNHQFLYIRNRPIENKMVSRAVTQSYEPYGAQCKPVSVLFLDMPDVEFDVNVHPAKREVRFANGNLIFTVVLHAIRETFRADLEGNSTFIDLSSEMNGGNDQSPAFMNDTCSAKDYSPFVPPMAPTTPSETDEPLEAPAPAQEWNGGAPVMSTSPWSTTRKPATRRPENDLAQDLFSQPEAGKIISLESEQKSVPPQEPAWIPPAFFQISKTYIAGEDMNGLLVIDQHAAHSRVLYEQALETLRNGSALDSQELLFPEMLELTKLEADVLNSVEDQFKRLGFFIEPFGGDTYQIRAIPSALPLSRAVKAVRDFLDSIGTDGNDGGDMVKVQDIIAKAWAKTNAYQAGDLLKPEEMATLVSQLMITEDPLKSPYGHPTLMRLTLEELAKKFRH, encoded by the coding sequence ATGAAATCAGCCGAAATTCACGTTTTATCCGATGAAGTAATCAATAAAATTGCCGCAGGGGAAGTTATCGAGCGCCCCTGTTCCGCCGTAAAGGAACTTATCGAAAACGCAATTGACGCTGGAGCCACCCGCATCCAGGTTTCTATCGAACAAGGTGGCAAGAAGAAAATTCAAGTTACAGACAATGGAAAAGGCATGGGGGCGGCAGACCTGGACTTATGCTATCTGCGCCACACCACGTCTAAACTATTCAATGCCGACGACCTTTTCCACCTACAGACGAACGGATTCCGTGGCGAAGCGGTAGCCTCTATTGCCGCAGTATCCAAGCTAACCATCACCAGTGCTACCGACGATGGCGAAAGCGGACGCATCATTATCCACGGCGGAAACGTAGTGGAAAAACAGGATATTCAAGCTAGCCGCGGTACCACCTTTCTCGTAGAAGACCTTTTCTACAACACTCCCGTTCGCAGAACCTTCCTCAGCAGCGAAACTGCAGAAAGCACCCGAATCTTTGACGTTATTTTAAAGACTGCGATTGCCCATCCTGAAATCCGTTTTGATTACAAAGTAAATGACAAGACTGTATTTACCGGCGTCCCTGGGGAACTGCGTAGCAGACTTGCCGAAGCGATTGGTTCAAAAATTGCAAAAGTCCTTCTTCCCGTAGATTACACGGAAGCAGGGATTCATGTATCAGGATTCATCTCCCCTACCACGGAAACCAACGGAAAGCGCAACCATCAGTTCCTGTACATTCGCAACCGTCCCATCGAAAATAAGATGGTCAGCCGTGCAGTGACGCAGTCCTATGAGCCTTACGGAGCACAATGTAAGCCCGTATCCGTATTGTTCCTGGACATGCCGGACGTGGAATTCGACGTCAACGTTCACCCGGCAAAGCGCGAAGTTCGTTTTGCCAACGGCAACCTGATTTTCACGGTAGTCCTCCACGCCATTCGCGAAACATTCCGTGCAGACCTAGAAGGAAATTCAACCTTCATCGATCTAAGCAGCGAAATGAACGGCGGAAACGATCAGTCTCCGGCATTCATGAACGACACCTGTTCCGCAAAGGACTACAGTCCCTTCGTTCCACCAATGGCTCCAACGACGCCAAGCGAAACCGATGAACCTCTTGAAGCGCCAGCTCCCGCACAAGAATGGAACGGTGGAGCACCAGTAATGTCCACCTCCCCCTGGTCCACCACCAGGAAACCCGCAACAAGAAGACCTGAAAACGATCTGGCCCAGGACTTATTTAGCCAGCCGGAAGCAGGAAAGATTATTTCTCTGGAAAGCGAACAGAAGTCGGTCCCCCCTCAGGAACCGGCCTGGATTCCGCCTGCATTTTTCCAGATTTCAAAGACGTACATTGCCGGCGAGGACATGAACGGACTTTTGGTCATTGACCAGCATGCTGCCCACTCTCGAGTCCTATACGAACAGGCTCTTGAAACACTTCGTAACGGAAGCGCCCTGGACAGTCAGGAATTGCTGTTCCCTGAAATGTTGGAATTGACGAAGCTGGAAGCGGACGTCCTGAATTCTGTTGAAGATCAATTCAAACGTCTGGGATTTTTCATCGAACCTTTTGGCGGCGACACTTACCAGATTCGCGCCATTCCCAGCGCCCTCCCCCTCTCCCGCGCAGTAAAGGCTGTAAGAGATTTTCTGGACAGCATCGGCACCGACGGAAACGACGGCGGAGACATGGTAAAGGTTCAAGATATTATTGCCAAGGCATGGGCAAAGACGAACGCCTACCAGGCAGGTGATCTGCTGAAGCCAGAAGAAATGGCAACTCTCGTGAGTCAGCTTATGATTACAGAAGATCCCTTGAAATCACCCTATGGACATCCCACCCTGATGCGGTTGACCTTAGAGGAGCTGGCCAAGAAATTCAGACATTAA